A stretch of the Pelmatolapia mariae isolate MD_Pm_ZW linkage group LG23, Pm_UMD_F_2, whole genome shotgun sequence genome encodes the following:
- the im:7152348 gene encoding RING finger protein 208 — protein MVLCEDGDCSVCLLPYSRVERIPRVLHCRHTFCDSCLERMSTERNGLLTVGCPLCRRVTCIGRGRGLREALWVNSKLWDQIPEDVDVREEEEEEDGEKQTSAQERIEAKQLQGECISSTSARAKLKLPTFFRRFSLTKQHRERIVPGSNVEMKSWRRLSTEETF, from the exons ATGGTTCTCTGTGAGGATGGCGACTGTAGCGTCTGCCTGTTGCCCTACTCCCGGGTGGAGAGGATCCCCCGGGTGCTCCACTGCAGGCACACCTTCTGCGATTCGTGTCTGGAGAGGATGTCAACGGAGAGGAACGGTCTGCTCACCGTGGGCTGCCCTTTGTGTCGCCGGGTGACCTGCATAGGCCGAGGTCGAGGCCTTCGAGAAGCTCTGTGGGTCAACAGCAAGCTGTGGGACCAGATACCGGAGGATGTGGACGtaagagaagaagaggaagaggaggacggAGAGAAGCAAACATCTGCACAGGAGAGGATAGAAGCTAAACAGTTACAAGGAGAATG cATTTCCTCGACATCCGCCAGAGCGAAGCTCAAACTGCCCACGTTCTTCAGGAGGTTCAGTCTGACGAAGCAACACCGGGAGAGAATCGTGCCTGGCAGCAATGT GGAAATGAAATCCTGGCGCAGACTTTCAACAGaagagactttttaa
- the cep63 gene encoding centrosomal protein of 63 kDa produces MEAFLGSMHSPDLSSVLSSCEPELQELMRQIDIMINDQKKKWEDETCTLELRLKSREEELLNSRSTIERRDLEIGLLRKQLEDVKTGRQELAAKYEQQLHKLREELDKLKRSYHKLQRKHLKDANAGVKQTDLQKEYHQRSLEWEQQRTQSQQELTALEAENKSLKDELSHIKSQWAAHQVEREHRECCLEVQRLRSQLEKAQRSLHTQELELERLRPLESWQVLSEEWEELDSQDAFVRRASLERQRLRNETARFNQALQAKDQVIRSLEDCLVAQGCTGVEILRRELEKTAAKLQGAQAYQGHLKAELACLKERLQVVSKQRDDNLKTEQELQSLKAECDSSMAEAKRLREDLERARQTHSGEVEGMRKEVSKLTSELHERDLAITSLSASSSSIKQQLRDEAERSEKKSAELKMTQAQLETVQAENQHLKGLLQRLQPQSPKRGGSPLASLRESYVSSLSSLEQENRQLRQTLAEMQSQLEASNQSSQDKYEHAVLSHAATDQEQPTYNRPQENMQVRNPQALENTTRYEGEIQMLFKELQTSSKTSTGLSRSQSQGSRPHSSASSSSSSSTTTRLSTRNSVPVLSSSKSAADGQNSSPGDSLTSSDKEISSPSSEDLLSASLTDTVVTRFLEEENLRTEELLQSLDSHIFGMKEKNNKTLSTFLHSSSELESAQMSVQDASMGRLHFHLDRLTVQRAKGGSILPIRLS; encoded by the exons ATGGAGGCTTTTCTGGGGTCGATGCACAGCCCTGATCTGAG CTCAGTCCTTTCATCGTGTGAGCCGGAGCTTCAGGAACTGATGCGACAAATTGACATCATGATCAACGATCAGAAGAAGAAGTGGGAAGATGAGACCTGCACCTTGGAGCTCAGGCTGAAAAGTAGAGAAGAGGAACTTTTAAACTCAAGGAGCACAATTGAACGGAGGGACCTGGAG ATTGGATTACTCCGCAAGCAGCTTGAAGATGTCAAGACTGGTCGACAAGAGTTAGCCGCCAAGTACGAGCAGCAACTGCACAAACTCCGTGAAGAG TTGGATAAGTTAAAGAGAAGTTACCATAAGCTTCAGCGCAAACACCTCAAGGATGCTAACGCAGGAGTGAAACAGACAGACCTCCAGAAG GAATATCATCAGCGCTCTCTGGAGTGGGAGCAACAGCGCACCCAGAGCCAGCAGGAGCTCACAGCCCTGGAGGCCGAAAATAAGAGCTTGAAAGATGAGCTCTCACACATAAAA TCCCAGTGGGCAGCGCACCAAGTGGAGAGGGAGCACAGGGAGTGCTGTTTGGAGGTGCAGCGCCTGCGCtctcagctggaaaaagctCAGAGAAGTCTGCACACACAGGAGCTGGAACTGGAGCGTCTCCGACCACTTGAGAGTTGGCAG GTGCTTTCTGAGGAATGGGAGGAGCTGGACTCCCAGGATGCATTTGTGCGGCGAGCCAGTCTTGAGCGCCAAAGACTTCGTAACGAAACAGCCAGATTCAACCAAGCACTGCAAGCTAAAGATCAAGTCATTCG CTCTCTGGAAGACTGTCTGGTAGCTCAGGGCTGCACCGGTGTGGAAATCCTCAGACGAGAGCTGGAGAAGACTGCAGCCAAGCTCCAAGGTGCCCAAGCATATCAGGGTCATCTCAAGGCTGAACTGGCATGTCTCAAAGAGAG GCTGCAGGTGGTGAGTAAACAGAGAGATGACAACTTGAAGACGGAGCAAGAACTGCAAAGCCTGAAAGCTGAATGTGACTCTTCTATGGCTGAAGCGAAAAgg CTCAGAGAGGACCTTGAGCGGGCCAGGCAGACTCACAGCGGCGAAGTTGAGGGAATGAGAAAGGAGGTGTCAAAGCTGACCAGCGAGCTGCACGAGCGCGACCTCGCCATCACCAGTCTGAGCGCCTCCTCGTCCAGCATCAAGCAGCAGCTTCGCGATGAGGCGGAGCGATCAGAGAAGAAGTCTGCTGAGCTCAAA AtgactcaggcacagctggagACGGTACAGGCTGAGAACCAGCACCTGAAAGGTCTGCTGCAGAGACTGCAGCCTCAGTCACCAAAG AGGGGAGGCTCCCCGCTTGCCTCCCTGAGGGAGAGTTATGTGTCTTCTCTGAGCAGCCTGGAGCAGGAGAATCGGCAGTTAAGGCAGACACTCGCTGAGATGCAGTCACAACTTGAGGCCTCCAATCAGAGCAGTCAGGATAAATATGAACACGCTGTGCTCAGCCATGCTGCAACTGACCAAGAGCAGCCTACGTATAACAG GCCACAGGAGAATATGCAAGTCAGAAACCCTCAGGCTCTAGAGAACACCACTCGCTATGAAGGAGAGATCCAGATGCTCTTTAAAGAACTTCAAACCTCGTCCAAGACGTCCACAGGTCTGTCCCGCAGCCAGTCCCAAGGTAGCAGGCCTCATTCATctgcctcctcgtcctccagcagcagcaccacaaCAAGACTGTCCACGAGAAACTCTGTGCCGGTCCTAAGCTCCAGCAAATCTGCAGCTGATGGACAAAACTCGAGCCCAGGAGACTCTCTGACCAGCAGCGATAAAGAgatttcttctccttcttcagaG GACCTTTTGTCTGCATCGCTGACAGACACAGTGGTCACTCGTTTCCTGGAGGAAGAGAACCTACGGACTGAGGAGCTGCTGCAGAGTTTGGACAGCCACATCTTCGGGATGAAGGAGAAGAACAACAAGACACTCTCCACGTTCCTGCACAGCAGCTCGGAGCTGGAGTCTGCCCAGATGTCAGTGCAGGATG CATCGATGGGACGTTTGCATTTCCATCTAGACAGACTCACGGTGCAGCGAGCCAAAGGAGGGTCCATCCTCCCCATACGTCTGTCATAA